One Cellulomonas soli DNA window includes the following coding sequences:
- a CDS encoding EAL and HDOD domain-containing protein → MRATSLGVLPPSVREICVGRQAIHDVLGRAVGHELLFRPSRSAETSGVGVGPAPEGVRVTGDDEATASVIVATTTEFGTRDLAGDGQLFVNLPRSFVVDELPVPLDPRRVVLEVLERVGPDEEVMAGLHRLHRRGFALALDDYAPGDHREEMLPLCEYVKIDLGDVPAEELAGLVAHVRRRAPRARLVAERVETADDFTLAVDVGFDLFQGYHLRRPVVLSRPALVHHALVASRLLVRLGDPQVSYRVLARLTAADPAITLKVFRVVNSVAGAGQRVRNLHQALVLLGRYRFRSMLVLEVLAISGHRDDEIALRSLARASAAEILVPQDPLAASTETLVRMVAEMLHMTVDELGTSIHRTVPTHDVQEACDVLDAYLAAVEHDTEPDEEMSQDMFAVSMAYLAGVREAREVLNGVLAPVPLPLD, encoded by the coding sequence GTGCGCGCGACGTCCCTCGGTGTGCTCCCTCCCTCGGTCCGCGAGATCTGCGTGGGCAGGCAGGCCATCCACGACGTGCTCGGCCGTGCCGTCGGTCACGAGCTGCTGTTCCGGCCCAGCCGGTCGGCCGAGACCTCGGGTGTCGGCGTCGGCCCCGCGCCGGAAGGTGTGCGGGTCACCGGGGACGACGAGGCGACCGCGTCGGTGATCGTCGCGACGACCACCGAGTTCGGCACGCGCGACCTCGCGGGCGACGGCCAGCTGTTCGTCAACCTGCCGCGCTCGTTCGTCGTCGACGAGCTGCCGGTGCCGCTGGACCCGCGCCGGGTCGTGCTCGAGGTGCTCGAGCGCGTCGGGCCGGACGAGGAGGTCATGGCGGGCCTGCACCGGTTGCACCGCCGCGGGTTCGCCCTCGCGCTCGACGACTACGCACCGGGCGACCACCGCGAGGAGATGCTCCCGCTGTGCGAGTACGTCAAGATCGATCTCGGCGACGTGCCGGCCGAGGAGCTCGCGGGCCTGGTCGCGCACGTGCGGCGCCGCGCCCCGCGTGCCCGTCTCGTCGCCGAACGGGTGGAGACCGCGGACGACTTCACGCTGGCCGTCGACGTCGGGTTCGACCTGTTCCAGGGCTACCACCTGCGCCGTCCGGTCGTGCTGTCCCGGCCGGCGCTCGTGCACCACGCCCTGGTCGCCTCCCGCCTGCTCGTCCGGCTGGGCGACCCGCAGGTCTCGTACCGCGTGCTCGCCCGGCTGACCGCGGCAGACCCGGCGATCACCCTCAAGGTGTTCCGCGTCGTCAACTCGGTGGCGGGCGCGGGCCAGCGGGTGCGCAACCTGCACCAGGCGCTCGTGCTGCTGGGCCGCTACCGGTTCCGGTCGATGCTCGTGCTCGAGGTGCTGGCGATCTCCGGTCACCGGGACGACGAGATCGCGCTGCGCTCGCTCGCGCGTGCCAGCGCCGCCGAGATCCTCGTCCCGCAGGACCCGCTCGCCGCCTCGACCGAGACGCTCGTGCGGATGGTCGCCGAGATGCTGCACATGACGGTCGACGAGCTCGGCACCTCGATCCATCGCACCGTCCCCACGCACGACGTGCAGGAGGCGTGCGACGTCCTGGACGCGTACCTGGCGGCGGTCGAGCACGACACCGAGCCGGACGAGGAGATGTCGCAGGACATGTTCGCCGTCTCGATGGCGTACCTGGCCGGTGTGCGCGAGGCGCGCGAGGTGCTCAACGGGGTCCTGGCGCCGGTTCCGCTGCCGCTCGACTGA
- a CDS encoding helicase-associated domain-containing protein — protein sequence MATFTGYLRSRGDDMLVELLRRRPDLATPSPATLTSLAARATNRTGLDRALAQVDAQVLQVLEAVVALGPVPRDRVVQAVGADGRADVAAVGRALDEAVALALLWPEDDAPDAALHAGPGLAEVLGPFPAGLAPADGGEADGSSARSAGHVAAGSAGHAAARSAGHSADAIDTLLGDAPPGARPVLDALTWGPPVGVAPAAGSPAGAAVGWLLQNGLLERGDARHVVLPRTVALALRGGRTHREPARTPEAWSGAAARPAELVATESTAAAERVVRLVAHLVRLWGRTPPPVLRAGGLGVRDLRRTAGLLEVDDGEAAFVVELAGAAGLVSDDGEESPSFVPTVLADEWAAASLPDRWARLSATWLTTNRTPWLVGGRDERGSVVAALDPELHRPWAPRLRRSVLEVLAGAPHGLAPTADQVVATLRWRAPRAVPPVASVAAVLLEASRIGMTGAGALSDAGRALLAGPGGDAGSAEGAGSAESAASAALATTLPEPVDEVLLQGDLTGIVPGRPSPELEDLLDRAAVVESRGGALTVRFTPTSVRGALDAGSTADDLLAELDARARGGVPQPLEYLVRDAARRHGRLRAGVASSYVRADDPALLAGLVDDPRLSRLGLVQLAPTVLAAQAPTAELLDALREHGLAPVAESPDGQVLHTAPTVHRVRGRAADRVRRRTLDGAPPPAGDTTARLGSLVRRLRTAERHQADDGTSSAPVAGAPSHGPTSEPGGTAEPAEALVLLREAAAERAQVWVELVGSHGVPQRRLLRPVLVEGGRLRAVDTEREAELTVAVHRIASVRRA from the coding sequence ATGGCCACGTTCACGGGGTACCTGCGCTCGCGCGGCGACGACATGCTCGTCGAGCTGCTGCGACGGCGCCCCGACCTGGCCACGCCCTCGCCCGCGACCCTGACGTCGTTGGCAGCCCGGGCGACGAACCGGACAGGTCTGGACCGCGCGCTCGCCCAGGTCGACGCCCAGGTCCTGCAGGTGCTCGAGGCGGTCGTCGCCCTGGGACCCGTGCCGCGCGACCGCGTCGTGCAGGCCGTCGGGGCCGACGGGCGCGCCGACGTGGCTGCGGTCGGCCGGGCGCTCGACGAGGCCGTCGCGCTCGCGCTGCTCTGGCCCGAGGACGACGCACCCGACGCCGCCCTGCACGCCGGGCCCGGGCTGGCCGAGGTGCTCGGCCCGTTCCCCGCCGGGCTCGCACCGGCCGACGGGGGCGAGGCCGACGGCTCCTCCGCCCGCTCTGCCGGCCATGTTGCTGCGGGCTCCGCCGGCCATGCCGCTGCCCGCTCCGCCGGCCATTCCGCCGACGCGATCGACACCCTGCTCGGCGACGCACCGCCCGGGGCCCGCCCGGTGCTCGACGCTCTCACCTGGGGACCGCCGGTCGGCGTGGCCCCCGCGGCCGGCTCGCCCGCGGGGGCCGCCGTCGGCTGGCTGCTGCAGAACGGGCTCCTCGAGCGCGGCGACGCCCGCCACGTCGTGCTGCCCCGCACGGTCGCCCTGGCCCTGCGCGGCGGCCGCACGCACCGGGAACCGGCCCGCACGCCCGAGGCGTGGTCGGGTGCGGCCGCGCGGCCCGCCGAGCTCGTGGCCACCGAGTCGACCGCAGCGGCCGAACGGGTCGTGCGCCTCGTCGCGCACCTCGTGCGGCTGTGGGGCAGGACGCCTCCGCCGGTGCTGCGCGCCGGGGGCCTCGGGGTGCGCGACCTGCGCCGGACGGCCGGGCTGCTCGAGGTGGACGACGGCGAGGCCGCGTTCGTCGTCGAGCTGGCCGGTGCCGCCGGGCTGGTCAGCGACGACGGCGAGGAGTCCCCGTCGTTCGTGCCGACCGTCCTGGCCGACGAGTGGGCCGCGGCCTCGCTGCCGGACCGCTGGGCCCGGCTGTCCGCGACCTGGCTGACCACGAACCGCACGCCGTGGCTGGTCGGCGGCCGCGACGAGCGCGGCTCCGTGGTCGCGGCGCTCGACCCCGAGCTGCACCGCCCGTGGGCGCCGCGTCTGCGCCGCTCGGTGCTCGAGGTGCTGGCCGGTGCGCCGCACGGCCTCGCGCCGACTGCCGACCAGGTCGTCGCGACCCTGCGCTGGCGTGCACCGCGCGCGGTCCCGCCGGTCGCCTCGGTCGCCGCCGTGCTCCTCGAGGCGTCGCGGATCGGGATGACCGGCGCCGGCGCCCTCTCGGACGCCGGGCGTGCCCTGCTGGCCGGGCCCGGCGGCGACGCAGGGTCGGCCGAGGGCGCGGGTTCGGCCGAGAGCGCGGCGTCGGCGGCGCTCGCCACGACCCTGCCCGAGCCGGTGGACGAGGTGCTGCTGCAGGGCGACCTGACCGGCATCGTGCCCGGCAGACCGAGCCCGGAGCTGGAGGACCTGCTCGACCGGGCGGCCGTCGTCGAGTCGCGCGGAGGTGCGCTCACCGTGCGGTTCACGCCGACGTCGGTGCGCGGCGCCCTCGACGCGGGCAGCACCGCGGACGACCTGCTCGCCGAGCTGGACGCACGGGCGCGCGGCGGCGTGCCCCAGCCGCTGGAATACCTGGTCAGGGACGCCGCCCGCCGTCACGGCCGGCTGCGCGCGGGCGTCGCGTCGAGCTACGTGCGCGCCGACGACCCGGCGCTGCTGGCCGGTCTGGTCGACGACCCCCGGCTGTCGCGGCTCGGGCTGGTCCAGCTCGCGCCGACCGTGCTCGCCGCGCAGGCCCCGACGGCCGAGCTGCTCGACGCGCTGCGCGAGCACGGGCTGGCCCCCGTCGCGGAGTCGCCCGACGGGCAGGTGCTGCACACGGCACCGACGGTCCACCGCGTGCGCGGACGTGCGGCGGACCGGGTGCGTCGACGCACGCTCGACGGCGCCCCGCCGCCGGCCGGGGACACGACGGCCCGGCTCGGCTCCCTCGTGCGGCGGCTGCGTACGGCCGAGCGGCACCAGGCCGACGACGGTACGAGCTCGGCACCCGTGGCCGGCGCCCCGTCGCACGGCCCGACGTCCGAGCCCGGTGGAACAGCCGAGCCCGCCGAGGCGTTGGTGCTCCTGCGTGAGGCGGCAGCCGAGCGCGCGCAGGTGTGGGTCGAGCTGGTCGGCTCGCACGGCGTTCCGCAACGCCGCCTGCTGCGTCCGGTGCTCGTCGAGGGCGGTCGGCTGCGCGCGGTGGACACCGAGCGGGAGGCCGAGCTGACCGTCGCCGTGCACCGCATCGCCTCGGTGCGACGCGCCTGA
- a CDS encoding M20 metallopeptidase family protein: MTSDAPTDLPALDPATLAGLRADAEAQLPDVVALRHALHRTPEIGLALPATQALVLAALDGLDLEVRTGTGLSSVVAVLRGARPGPAVLLRGDMDALPVTERSGEPFSSQHEGVMHACGHDLHVAGLVGAARLLAARRAQIAGSVVLMFQPGEEGDHGARLMIEEGVLDAAGERVVAAYGLHVMSSTLPTGLVTSRPGTLLAAADQVHVTVHGAGGHGSMPHLAQDPVPVAAEIVLALQAMVTRQFDVFDPVVVTVGRIAAGTTDNVIPATAHLDATVRTFSEAVHAVAPGRITRVCEGIAAAHGMSVTVEHVRGYPVTVNRPEEVRRVARLATGLFGEQAYRESPQPISGAEDFSYVLQQVPGAYLAVGATPVGADPATAPYNHSAQARFADEALAVGPAVLAALALDRLAQG; this comes from the coding sequence GTGACCAGCGACGCCCCGACCGACCTGCCCGCGCTCGACCCCGCCACGCTCGCCGGGCTGCGCGCCGACGCCGAGGCCCAGCTGCCGGACGTCGTCGCGCTGCGGCACGCGCTGCACCGCACACCGGAGATCGGTCTCGCCCTGCCGGCCACGCAGGCGCTCGTGCTCGCCGCGCTCGACGGACTCGACCTCGAGGTGCGCACGGGCACCGGGCTCTCCTCGGTGGTGGCGGTCCTGCGCGGCGCGCGCCCCGGCCCGGCGGTGCTGCTGCGCGGGGACATGGACGCGCTGCCCGTCACCGAGCGGTCGGGCGAGCCGTTCTCCTCGCAGCACGAGGGCGTGATGCACGCGTGCGGCCACGACCTGCACGTCGCCGGGCTGGTCGGCGCGGCCCGGCTGCTCGCCGCACGTCGCGCGCAGATCGCGGGGTCGGTCGTCCTGATGTTCCAGCCGGGCGAGGAGGGTGACCACGGGGCACGCCTGATGATCGAGGAGGGCGTGCTCGACGCCGCGGGCGAACGGGTCGTGGCTGCCTACGGGCTGCACGTGATGTCCTCGACGCTGCCGACCGGCCTGGTCACCTCGCGTCCCGGCACACTGCTCGCTGCCGCCGACCAGGTGCACGTCACGGTCCACGGGGCCGGCGGTCACGGTTCGATGCCGCACCTCGCGCAGGACCCGGTGCCCGTCGCCGCCGAGATCGTGCTCGCCCTGCAGGCGATGGTCACCCGCCAGTTCGACGTGTTCGACCCCGTCGTCGTGACGGTCGGTCGGATCGCGGCCGGCACCACCGACAACGTCATCCCGGCCACCGCGCACCTCGACGCGACGGTCCGCACCTTCTCCGAGGCGGTGCACGCGGTCGCGCCGGGGCGGATCACCCGGGTCTGCGAGGGCATCGCCGCCGCGCACGGCATGAGCGTGACCGTCGAGCACGTGCGCGGCTACCCGGTCACCGTCAACCGCCCCGAGGAGGTCCGCCGTGTCGCGCGCCTGGCCACCGGGCTGTTCGGGGAGCAGGCCTACCGCGAGTCACCGCAGCCGATCTCCGGTGCCGAGGACTTCTCGTACGTCCTGCAGCAGGTGCCGGGCGCGTACCTCGCCGTGGGGGCGACCCCGGTCGGTGCCGACCCGGCGACCGCCCCTTACAACCACTCGGCGCAGGCCAGGTTCGCCGACGAGGCGCTCGCGGTCGGCCCGGCGGTGCTCGCCGCGCTCGCCCTCGACCGTCTCGCGCAGGGCTGA
- a CDS encoding DUF3027 domain-containing protein translates to MAAATKDAVLGSAVELAREVALGLAEQPTDVGEHLGLVVEGERLVSHRFACTARGYRGWEWTVTVARVPRARTATVCEAELLPGPDAVLAPTWVPWADRLRPGDIGPGDTLPFRADDPRLEPGWTPSGDPELDAVAIDELALARARVLSPEGRDEAAERWYRGSRGPTSAGSLAASAACGSCGFLVALRGSLGTVFGVCANEWSPDDGKVVSVDHGCGAHSETEVEAVPSDWPAPDPLIDELLLEVVPNEPSAGAPAAEAVAEPGVEGADEAPAIETEEAIAEALVADEPVADAPVADEPMADEPMADEAVADAAVTADDEPDPGP, encoded by the coding sequence ATGGCCGCCGCGACGAAGGACGCCGTGCTCGGCTCGGCCGTGGAGCTCGCCCGCGAGGTCGCCCTCGGCCTCGCCGAGCAGCCCACGGACGTCGGCGAGCACCTCGGGCTGGTCGTCGAGGGGGAGCGGCTCGTCTCGCACCGGTTCGCGTGCACCGCACGCGGGTACCGGGGCTGGGAGTGGACCGTCACCGTGGCCCGGGTGCCACGCGCCCGCACCGCGACGGTCTGCGAGGCCGAGCTGCTGCCCGGTCCGGACGCCGTGCTGGCCCCGACATGGGTCCCGTGGGCCGACCGCCTGCGCCCGGGGGACATCGGTCCGGGCGACACGCTGCCGTTCCGGGCCGACGACCCGCGCCTGGAGCCGGGGTGGACGCCGTCCGGCGACCCCGAGCTCGACGCGGTTGCCATCGACGAGCTCGCCCTCGCCCGTGCCCGGGTGCTGTCGCCGGAGGGTCGTGACGAGGCCGCCGAGCGCTGGTACCGCGGCTCGCGCGGGCCGACGTCCGCCGGGTCGCTCGCAGCGAGCGCCGCGTGCGGCTCGTGCGGGTTCCTCGTCGCCCTGCGCGGCTCGCTCGGCACGGTCTTCGGCGTGTGCGCGAACGAGTGGTCGCCGGACGACGGCAAGGTCGTCAGCGTCGACCACGGGTGCGGTGCGCACTCCGAGACCGAGGTCGAGGCCGTGCCGAGCGACTGGCCGGCACCGGACCCGCTGATCGACGAGCTGCTGCTCGAGGTCGTGCCGAACGAGCCCTCCGCCGGGGCACCGGCTGCCGAGGCGGTCGCTGAGCCCGGCGTCGAGGGTGCCGACGAGGCGCCTGCGATCGAGACCGAGGAGGCGATCGCCGAGGCCCTCGTGGCCGACGAGCCGGTGGCCGACGCGCCGGTGGCCGACGAGCCGATGGCCGACGAGCCGATGGCCGACGAAGCGGTTGCTGACGCGGCCGTCACGGCGGACGACGAGCCCGACCCCGGGCCGTGA
- a CDS encoding cold-shock protein, which produces MPTGKVKWFDTERGFGFIASDDGGEVFLHASALPAGVTAPKPGAKVDFGVADGRRGPQALSVTLLDPVPTVAKVQRKPVDDMAIIVEDLIKVLDKVGNDLRRGRYPEKARATQYATLLRAVADDIEA; this is translated from the coding sequence GTGCCCACCGGCAAGGTCAAGTGGTTCGACACCGAGCGCGGCTTCGGCTTCATCGCCAGCGACGACGGCGGTGAGGTGTTCCTGCACGCCTCCGCCCTGCCTGCGGGGGTGACCGCGCCCAAGCCCGGCGCGAAGGTCGACTTCGGCGTGGCGGACGGACGTCGGGGCCCTCAGGCCCTGTCGGTCACGCTGCTGGACCCGGTGCCCACGGTCGCGAAGGTGCAGCGCAAGCCCGTCGACGACATGGCGATCATCGTCGAGGACCTCATCAAGGTGCTCGACAAGGTCGGCAACGACCTGCGCCGCGGCCGCTACCCGGAGAAGGCCCGCGCCACCCAGTACGCCACGCTGCTGCGCGCCGTCGCCGACGACATCGAGGCCTGA
- a CDS encoding TPM domain-containing protein, whose product MAAALVAGLALSTASPATALVLPAADPLTLTSEITDQVGALDGSTAQVQDALDQLATETPYQLYVVYVSDFGGATPEAWTQQTAQSSGLGSNDLLLAVAVDARKYFLAPSSVDGITEGELTAVSAQTEDALRDEDWAGAAITTADGIREAATGSSGGSGFVWVLLIGLVVIGAAVAYSAASARRRKGSGPVITGPGAPGERPAGDGLDALPTEELDRRSASALVSLDDALRTSEQELGFAHAQFGDQAVAEFDATLARAKTQVTEAFRLRQTLDDDIPDTEQQVRGTALAIIRLCAQIASELDAQTEAFDALRDLQATVADALDTHERTATALHARIDTARAALATLTATYPAQALESVTHNPDQARLLLEQVTATIGQGRDAVTRGERGTAVGYARAAGEALGQVTTLLDAVDHAGQDLAAAGVRLAAAIESISADLADVDRLAAGSPEVGPLTQDARTAIEQARSARDGGGDPLAALRRITDAEAALDAALASRRQAEELGRRAQSQLAEALGRLDSALRATTDYVDTRRGAIGPEARTRLAEGARLRQAAIDQRTTDPAAALDAARRAEQLVVEAQRLAQADVARADQDRDGWDGRGGRGGGGPFNGVGGMVLGGILIDSILRGGGGGGFGGGHHGGGSGGGFGGGGNGGGFGGGGNGGGF is encoded by the coding sequence GTGGCCGCTGCGCTGGTCGCGGGGCTCGCCCTGTCGACCGCCTCACCCGCCACCGCTCTCGTCCTGCCCGCGGCCGACCCGCTGACCCTGACCTCGGAGATCACCGACCAGGTGGGCGCGCTGGACGGCAGCACCGCGCAGGTGCAGGACGCGCTGGACCAGCTGGCGACCGAGACCCCGTACCAGCTGTACGTGGTCTACGTCTCCGACTTCGGCGGCGCGACACCCGAGGCGTGGACGCAGCAGACCGCCCAGAGCTCGGGCCTCGGCTCGAACGACCTCCTGCTCGCGGTCGCGGTGGACGCCCGGAAGTACTTCCTCGCCCCCTCGAGCGTGGACGGGATCACCGAAGGCGAGCTGACCGCCGTCTCGGCCCAGACCGAGGACGCGCTGCGGGACGAGGACTGGGCCGGCGCCGCGATCACGACCGCCGACGGGATCCGCGAGGCGGCGACCGGCTCCTCGGGCGGCTCCGGCTTCGTCTGGGTGCTGCTCATCGGGCTCGTCGTCATCGGGGCCGCCGTGGCGTACTCCGCCGCGTCCGCCCGGCGCCGCAAGGGCAGCGGTCCGGTGATCACCGGACCCGGCGCCCCGGGCGAGCGCCCCGCCGGTGACGGGCTCGACGCGCTGCCGACCGAGGAGCTCGACCGCCGCTCCGCCTCCGCACTGGTCTCCCTCGACGACGCGCTGCGCACGTCCGAGCAGGAGCTGGGCTTCGCGCACGCGCAGTTCGGGGACCAGGCCGTGGCCGAGTTCGACGCGACCCTCGCCCGGGCGAAGACGCAGGTCACCGAGGCCTTCCGGCTCCGGCAGACGCTCGACGACGACATCCCCGACACCGAGCAGCAGGTCCGCGGCACGGCGCTGGCGATCATCCGCCTGTGCGCCCAGATCGCCTCCGAGCTCGACGCGCAGACCGAGGCGTTCGACGCGCTGCGCGACCTGCAGGCCACCGTCGCCGACGCGCTCGACACCCACGAGCGGACCGCGACCGCGCTGCACGCCCGGATCGACACGGCCCGGGCGGCGCTCGCCACCCTCACCGCGACGTACCCGGCCCAGGCCCTGGAGTCCGTGACGCACAACCCCGACCAGGCCCGGCTGCTGCTCGAGCAGGTGACCGCGACGATCGGGCAGGGTCGGGACGCCGTCACGCGGGGCGAGCGGGGCACGGCCGTCGGCTACGCGCGTGCCGCCGGCGAGGCCCTCGGCCAGGTCACCACCCTGCTCGACGCGGTCGACCACGCCGGGCAGGACCTGGCGGCGGCCGGCGTGCGCCTCGCGGCCGCGATCGAGTCGATCAGCGCCGACCTGGCCGACGTGGACCGTCTCGCCGCGGGCAGCCCCGAGGTCGGCCCGCTCACGCAGGACGCGCGCACCGCGATCGAGCAGGCGCGCTCCGCACGCGACGGCGGTGGTGACCCGCTCGCGGCGCTGCGCCGGATCACCGACGCCGAGGCCGCGCTCGACGCCGCGCTCGCCTCCCGCAGGCAGGCCGAGGAGCTGGGCCGACGCGCGCAGTCGCAGCTCGCCGAGGCCCTGGGTCGGCTCGACTCGGCCCTGCGGGCCACCACCGACTACGTCGACACGCGGCGCGGAGCGATCGGACCCGAGGCGCGCACCCGGCTGGCCGAGGGCGCACGCCTGCGTCAGGCGGCGATCGACCAGCGCACGACCGACCCCGCGGCCGCCCTCGACGCGGCACGCCGGGCCGAACAGCTCGTCGTGGAGGCGCAGCGGCTCGCGCAGGCCGACGTCGCCCGGGCGGACCAGGACCGCGACGGCTGGGACGGTCGCGGAGGCCGCGGCGGCGGCGGTCCGTTCAACGGGGTCGGCGGCATGGTCCTCGGGGGCATCCTCATCGACTCGATCCTGCGCGGCGGTGGTGGTGGCGGCTTCGGCGGCGGCCACCACGGTGGCGGCAGCGGCGGCGGGTTCGGCGGCGGGGGCAACGGCGGCGGGTTCGGCGGCGGAGGCAACGGCGGCGGGTTCTGA
- a CDS encoding DNA repair helicase XPB, with translation MPDGPLIVQSDKTLLLEVDHDQAEACRRAIAPFAELERAPEHVHTYRLTPLGLWNARAAGHDAEQVVDVLLEYSRYPVPHALLVDVAETMSRYGRLQLVQDPVHGLVLHALDPAVLAEVTRSRRTAGLLGARIDETDVIVHPSERGHLKQVLLKIGWPAEDLAGYVDGEAHPIELRQDGWSLRPYQQQAVDGFFHGGSGVVVLPCGAGKTLVGAGAMARSGTTTLILVTNTVSARQWRDELVKRTSLTEDEIGEYSGARKEIRPVTIATYQVLTTKRKGVYTHLELLDARDWGLVVYDEVHLLPAPIFRMTADLQARRRLGLTATLVREDGREDEVFSLIGPKRFDAPWKDIEAQGYIAPADCVEVRLTLPDAERMTYATAEPEDKYRLAATASGKNKVVEQIVAAHEGAPTLVIGQYLDQLHELAEHIGADLITGETTVRERQRLFDAFRAGEITKLVVSKVANFSIDLPEASVAVQVSGSFGSRQEEAQRLGRLLRPKGDGRTAHFYTVVARDTVDQEFAAHRQRFLAEQGYAYTILDAEDLEAGRG, from the coding sequence GTGCCCGACGGCCCGCTCATCGTGCAGAGCGACAAGACGCTGCTGCTCGAGGTCGACCACGACCAGGCCGAGGCCTGCCGGCGCGCCATCGCGCCGTTCGCCGAGCTCGAGCGTGCGCCCGAGCACGTGCACACCTACCGGCTGACGCCGCTGGGCCTGTGGAACGCCCGCGCCGCCGGGCACGACGCCGAGCAGGTCGTGGACGTGCTGCTGGAGTACTCGCGCTACCCGGTGCCGCACGCGCTGCTGGTCGACGTCGCCGAGACGATGTCCCGGTACGGCCGCCTGCAGCTGGTGCAGGACCCGGTGCACGGCCTGGTGCTGCACGCCCTGGACCCGGCGGTGCTCGCCGAGGTCACCCGTTCCAGGCGCACCGCCGGTCTGCTGGGGGCGCGGATCGACGAGACCGACGTTATCGTGCACCCCTCGGAGCGCGGCCACCTGAAGCAGGTGCTGCTGAAGATCGGCTGGCCGGCGGAGGACCTGGCCGGGTACGTCGACGGCGAGGCACACCCGATCGAGCTGCGCCAGGACGGATGGTCCCTGCGGCCGTACCAGCAGCAGGCCGTCGACGGCTTCTTCCACGGCGGGTCCGGCGTCGTCGTACTCCCATGTGGTGCCGGCAAGACGCTGGTCGGGGCCGGCGCGATGGCCCGGTCCGGCACGACGACGCTGATCCTGGTGACGAACACCGTCTCGGCCCGGCAGTGGCGCGACGAGCTGGTCAAGCGCACGTCGCTGACCGAGGACGAGATCGGCGAGTACTCCGGTGCCCGCAAGGAGATCCGCCCCGTCACGATCGCGACGTACCAGGTGCTGACCACGAAGCGGAAGGGCGTGTACACGCACCTCGAGCTGCTCGACGCGCGCGACTGGGGCCTGGTGGTCTACGACGAGGTGCACCTGCTGCCCGCGCCGATCTTCCGTATGACGGCCGACCTGCAGGCTCGCCGGCGCCTGGGCCTGACGGCCACGCTCGTGCGCGAGGACGGTCGCGAGGACGAGGTGTTCAGCCTGATCGGGCCCAAGCGGTTCGACGCGCCGTGGAAGGACATCGAGGCGCAGGGCTACATCGCCCCGGCCGACTGCGTCGAGGTGCGCCTGACACTGCCCGACGCGGAGCGCATGACGTACGCGACCGCCGAGCCCGAGGACAAGTACCGGCTGGCGGCGACCGCCTCGGGCAAGAACAAGGTCGTCGAGCAGATCGTCGCCGCGCACGAGGGTGCCCCGACGCTCGTCATCGGCCAGTACCTCGACCAGCTCCACGAGCTCGCCGAGCACATCGGTGCCGACCTCATCACCGGGGAGACGACCGTGCGGGAGCGTCAGCGGCTGTTCGACGCGTTCCGCGCGGGCGAGATCACCAAGCTGGTCGTCTCGAAGGTCGCGAACTTCTCGATCGACCTGCCCGAGGCGTCCGTCGCGGTGCAGGTCTCGGGCTCGTTCGGGTCCCGGCAGGAGGAGGCCCAGCGGCTCGGGCGGCTGCTGCGACCCAAGGGCGATGGGCGCACGGCGCACTTCTACACGGTCGTCGCGCGCGACACCGTCGACCAGGAGTTCGCCGCCCACCGGCAGCGCTTCCTGGCCGAGCAGGGCTACGCGTACACGATCCTCGACGCGGAGGACCTGGAGGCGGGCCGGGGCTGA